In a genomic window of Micromonospora cremea:
- a CDS encoding amino acid transporter, whose amino-acid sequence MEVDRRAGRRTGRLRAWLFDGGSEQAVQHHGPHARPPEHRHHPWWKVMCLTGVDYFSTLGYQPGIAALAAGALSPVATLVLVLVTLLGALPVYRRVAVESPHGEGSIAMLVRLLSFWPGKLFVLVLLGFAATDFIITITLSAADATAHIDENPFLPSGLKGHQVLLTLLLVTLLGAVFLKGFTEAIGIAVVLVAVYLALNAVVIAAALWRVVTHPSAVGDWTTALTTGHGDPWMVVGLSLLVFPKLALGLSGFETGVAVMPHIRGDRQDSEDRPLGRIRGARLLLTTAAVIMSVFLVTSSVTTTVLIPPEAFQPGGPANGRALAYLAHEYLGEVFGTVYDLSTIGILWFAGASAMAGLLNLVPRYLPRYGMAPTWARAVRPLVLVFTSVAFLITVVFRASVDAQGGAYATGVLVLITSAATAVTLAARRRRQRGRTVAFAAIAVFFVYTTAANVVERPDGVKIAACFIGGMIVVSLLSRLNRAFELRVRRVELDPEAARLIDECAGRRVRLIAHEPASRDPAEYRDKLAQTVADNDFPADSVVIFVEVTVTDPSDFETELLVRGSVVHDQYLVLSLASSSVPNALAAVLLEIRDQTRRRPHIYFEWTEGHPFGNFLRYLAFGQGEVAPVTREILRRQEPDRSRRPHVHAG is encoded by the coding sequence ATGGAGGTCGACAGGCGCGCCGGCCGCCGGACCGGGCGGCTGCGGGCCTGGCTGTTCGACGGCGGTTCGGAGCAGGCGGTGCAGCACCACGGCCCGCACGCCCGCCCACCGGAGCACCGGCACCATCCGTGGTGGAAGGTGATGTGCCTGACCGGCGTCGACTACTTCTCGACGCTCGGTTACCAGCCGGGCATCGCCGCGCTGGCCGCCGGCGCGCTCTCGCCGGTGGCGACCCTGGTGCTGGTGCTGGTGACGCTGCTCGGCGCGCTGCCGGTCTACCGGCGGGTGGCGGTGGAGAGCCCACACGGTGAGGGCTCCATCGCCATGTTGGTACGCCTGCTGAGCTTCTGGCCCGGCAAGCTGTTCGTGCTCGTGCTGCTCGGTTTCGCGGCCACCGACTTCATCATCACCATCACCCTCTCCGCAGCCGACGCGACCGCGCACATCGACGAGAACCCGTTCCTGCCCAGCGGGCTCAAGGGGCACCAGGTGCTGCTCACGCTGCTGCTGGTGACGCTGCTGGGCGCGGTGTTCCTCAAGGGATTCACCGAGGCCATCGGGATCGCCGTCGTCCTGGTCGCGGTCTATCTGGCGCTGAACGCGGTCGTGATCGCCGCCGCGCTGTGGCGGGTGGTGACGCACCCGAGCGCGGTCGGGGACTGGACCACCGCACTGACCACCGGGCACGGCGACCCGTGGATGGTGGTCGGGCTGTCGTTGCTGGTCTTCCCGAAGCTGGCGCTGGGCCTGTCCGGCTTCGAGACCGGGGTGGCGGTGATGCCACACATCCGAGGGGATCGGCAGGATTCGGAGGACCGGCCGCTGGGCCGCATCCGCGGCGCCCGCCTGCTGCTCACCACCGCCGCCGTGATCATGAGCGTTTTCCTGGTCACCAGCAGCGTGACCACCACCGTCCTGATCCCGCCGGAGGCGTTCCAGCCGGGCGGGCCGGCGAACGGCCGGGCGCTGGCCTACCTGGCGCACGAATACCTGGGCGAGGTGTTCGGCACGGTCTACGACCTGTCCACCATCGGGATCCTCTGGTTCGCGGGCGCCTCGGCGATGGCGGGCCTGCTCAACCTCGTACCCCGCTACCTGCCCCGCTACGGCATGGCACCGACCTGGGCCCGGGCCGTTCGGCCGCTGGTGCTGGTCTTCACCTCGGTGGCGTTTCTAATCACGGTCGTCTTCCGGGCGAGCGTGGACGCGCAGGGCGGCGCGTACGCCACCGGGGTGTTGGTGTTGATCACCTCGGCGGCGACGGCGGTGACCCTCGCGGCACGGCGGCGGCGCCAGCGCGGCCGCACGGTCGCGTTCGCGGCCATCGCGGTGTTCTTCGTCTACACCACCGCGGCGAACGTGGTGGAGCGCCCCGACGGCGTGAAGATCGCGGCCTGCTTCATCGGCGGGATGATCGTGGTATCGCTGCTGTCCCGGCTGAACCGCGCCTTCGAACTGCGGGTCCGTCGGGTCGAGCTGGACCCCGAGGCAGCACGGTTGATCGACGAGTGCGCCGGGCGCCGGGTCCGCCTGATCGCGCACGAGCCGGCCAGCCGAGACCCGGCGGAGTACCGCGACAAGCTCGCCCAGACCGTCGCGGACAACGACTTCCCGGCCGACAGCGTCGTGATCTTCGTCGAGGTGACGGTCACTGACCCGTCGGACTTCGAAACCGAGCTGCTGGTGCGCGGCAGCGTGGTGCACGACCAGTACCTGGTACTCAGCCTGGCCAGTTCCTCGGTGCCCAACGCGCTGGCCGCTGTGCTGCTGGAGATCCGCGACCAGACCCGGCGGCGCCCGCACATCTACTTCGAGTGGACCGAGGGCCACCCGTTCGGCAACTTCCTGCGCTACCTGGCGTTCGGCCAGGGCGAAGTCGCCCCGGTCACCCGGGAGATCCTGCGCCGCCAGGAGCCCGACCGGAGCCGCCGGCCGCACGTGCACGCCGGCTGA
- a CDS encoding AfsR/SARP family transcriptional regulator: MAVTFGVLGPVTATTEGGPVPLKGLRQRTVLARLLIARGRVVPVDRLVDDLWEAPPEGAVGAIRTFVADLRRALEPDRPPRQPPRLLVTEPPGYVLRAAPDAVDAGRFEAAVGEAGRLLAAGLPAPALAALDAALGLWRGPAYADSAGEAWAVAEINRLEELRMLAIERRAEALLALGRPDEAAVDLPAHLAAHPLREDAWRLLAVARYRSGRQGDALAALRQARDVLVTELGVDPGPELRRLETDILAQAPHLTPPAAAPSALDLAGPVRSGGPGPVRERPFVGRDAELDRLRRAAEVAARRGQPTLALLSGDPGAGKTALAETLTRRLAAEGWATAWGRSPESEGAPAAWPWTQITDALVGPTDSSGGTGIDGAVDGTGAASDPAVARFRRHRAVASLVSAVADRRPVLLVLDDLHRADGDTLDLLTVLLTGPQPATGPVLILGTYRATEISPELTAALARAARLEPVREYLAGLSASATGELARVVAGTELDPPTVRLIHSRSGGNPFFVRELAQLYVAEGGGALAAVPPGVRDVIRHRLAQLPAPTRTVLRQAAVLGRDLDPEVLGALAGDTTTLLDAVDRALQAGFLSEQEPDGRLRFTHILVRDTLYADLSAPRRAALHAAVAEALQRRQPTDPAALAHHLLHAGGPAAARRAAGYARTAAEQAERAGNPHEAARLWAQVVDAYDRAGESERRERLGAVLGLGRALAVTGRLAEARRRRAEAIADAESIGDPRLVAEVLAGFDVPAIWTRNDDDRLSGRIVEAAEHALTALGSTGSAQRSRLLSTLALELRGTTTDRGRRAAQEAEGIARTAADPGLLAFALNARFMHAFHRVGLAGERARIGAELVDLAARHQLVTFEVLGHLVLVQASCALADRAGADAHARAADRLAERYELPLVGVFTRWYAALRLALQGEQAAAAHAYRAAADRLPTDGMPGLTRGLLPLALLGLRLAGPVDADRSVPGPDGIVDQPVPGLDGEDWVGMDWGPHEPWVRPLLLVAAGDRDAAGAALRALPEGPHDLLREARLCVTARAALALGDRATMERVAAGLRPAADELAAGSGVLTVGPVAGHLADLAAALGRDDEAAAHRRTARATTARARAAASPT; this comes from the coding sequence GTGGCGGTGACCTTCGGCGTGCTCGGGCCGGTGACCGCCACGACCGAGGGTGGTCCGGTCCCGCTCAAGGGTCTCCGTCAGCGCACGGTGCTGGCCCGGCTGCTGATCGCCCGGGGTCGGGTCGTCCCGGTGGACCGGCTCGTCGACGACCTGTGGGAGGCGCCACCGGAGGGCGCGGTGGGCGCGATCCGAACCTTCGTCGCCGACCTGCGCCGGGCCCTGGAGCCCGACCGGCCGCCCCGGCAACCGCCGCGGCTGCTGGTCACCGAACCACCGGGGTACGTGCTGCGGGCCGCCCCGGACGCGGTGGACGCCGGACGGTTCGAGGCGGCGGTCGGCGAGGCGGGCCGGCTGCTGGCGGCGGGACTGCCCGCACCGGCCCTGGCCGCGCTGGACGCGGCGCTCGGGCTCTGGCGCGGGCCCGCGTACGCGGACTCCGCGGGTGAGGCCTGGGCCGTCGCGGAGATCAACCGGCTGGAAGAGCTGCGGATGCTCGCCATCGAACGGCGGGCGGAGGCGCTGTTGGCGCTCGGCCGGCCGGACGAGGCCGCCGTCGACCTGCCGGCCCATCTCGCCGCCCACCCGCTGCGCGAGGACGCCTGGCGGCTGCTCGCGGTGGCCCGGTACCGCTCCGGTCGACAGGGCGACGCGCTGGCCGCGCTGCGCCAGGCCCGGGACGTCCTGGTGACCGAGCTGGGTGTGGACCCCGGGCCCGAGCTGCGGCGGCTGGAAACCGACATCCTGGCCCAGGCGCCGCACCTCACCCCGCCCGCCGCTGCCCCGTCCGCCCTGGACCTGGCCGGACCCGTTCGATCCGGCGGGCCGGGACCGGTGCGGGAGCGTCCCTTCGTCGGCCGCGACGCGGAGCTGGACCGGCTGCGGCGGGCCGCTGAGGTCGCCGCCCGGCGCGGCCAGCCGACCCTCGCCCTGCTCAGCGGGGACCCGGGCGCCGGCAAGACGGCACTGGCCGAGACGCTGACCCGGCGGCTCGCCGCCGAGGGCTGGGCCACGGCGTGGGGCCGCAGCCCGGAGTCCGAGGGCGCCCCGGCAGCCTGGCCGTGGACGCAGATCACGGATGCGCTCGTCGGACCGACCGACTCCAGCGGCGGCACCGGCATCGACGGCGCGGTCGATGGCACCGGAGCCGCGAGCGATCCCGCCGTGGCCCGGTTCCGCCGGCACCGAGCGGTGGCGTCGCTGGTCTCGGCGGTCGCCGACCGGCGACCGGTGCTGCTGGTCCTCGACGACCTGCACCGCGCCGACGGGGACACCCTGGACCTGCTCACCGTGCTGCTCACCGGCCCACAGCCGGCCACCGGACCGGTGCTGATCCTCGGCACGTACCGGGCCACCGAGATCAGCCCGGAGCTGACCGCCGCGCTGGCCCGGGCCGCCCGGCTGGAGCCGGTGCGGGAGTACCTCGCCGGCCTGTCCGCGTCGGCGACCGGTGAACTGGCCCGGGTCGTCGCCGGCACGGAGCTGGACCCGCCCACCGTACGGTTGATCCATTCCCGCAGCGGCGGCAACCCGTTCTTCGTGCGGGAGCTGGCCCAGCTGTACGTGGCCGAGGGCGGCGGGGCGCTGGCGGCGGTGCCGCCCGGGGTGCGCGACGTGATCCGGCATCGGCTGGCGCAGCTGCCCGCGCCGACCCGCACGGTGCTGCGGCAGGCGGCCGTGCTCGGCCGGGATCTCGACCCGGAGGTGCTCGGCGCGCTGGCCGGGGACACCACGACCCTGCTGGACGCCGTGGACCGTGCGTTGCAGGCCGGCTTCCTCAGCGAGCAGGAGCCCGACGGGCGGCTGAGGTTCACTCACATCCTCGTCCGCGACACGCTCTACGCCGACCTGTCCGCGCCGCGTCGCGCCGCCCTGCACGCGGCCGTGGCGGAGGCGTTGCAGCGGCGCCAGCCCACCGATCCCGCCGCGCTGGCGCACCACCTGCTGCACGCCGGTGGACCGGCAGCCGCCCGGCGCGCCGCCGGCTACGCCCGTACCGCCGCGGAACAGGCCGAGCGGGCCGGCAACCCACACGAGGCGGCCCGGCTGTGGGCGCAGGTGGTCGACGCGTACGACCGCGCCGGCGAAAGCGAGCGGCGCGAGCGGCTGGGCGCGGTGCTCGGCCTGGGGCGCGCGCTGGCCGTGACCGGCCGGTTGGCCGAGGCGCGACGGCGCCGGGCCGAGGCGATCGCCGACGCCGAGTCGATCGGTGACCCCCGCCTGGTCGCGGAGGTGCTGGCCGGCTTCGACGTGCCCGCCATCTGGACCCGCAACGACGACGATCGGCTCTCCGGGCGGATCGTCGAGGCCGCCGAGCACGCCCTGACCGCCCTCGGCTCGACCGGCTCGGCGCAGCGCAGCCGGCTGCTGAGCACCCTCGCGCTGGAGCTGCGCGGCACCACCACCGACCGTGGCCGCCGGGCAGCGCAGGAGGCCGAGGGGATCGCCCGGACGGCCGCGGACCCCGGGCTGCTGGCCTTCGCGCTCAACGCCCGCTTCATGCACGCCTTCCACCGCGTCGGCCTGGCCGGTGAGCGGGCCCGGATCGGCGCCGAGCTGGTCGACCTGGCCGCCCGGCACCAGCTGGTGACCTTCGAGGTGCTGGGCCACCTCGTCCTGGTGCAGGCCAGCTGCGCGCTGGCCGACCGCGCCGGCGCCGACGCGCACGCCCGCGCCGCCGACCGCCTCGCGGAGCGCTACGAGCTGCCGCTGGTCGGTGTCTTCACCCGGTGGTACGCCGCGCTGCGGCTGGCGCTGCAGGGCGAGCAGGCCGCGGCGGCGCACGCGTACCGGGCGGCTGCCGACCGGCTGCCCACCGACGGAATGCCGGGCCTGACCCGGGGGCTGCTCCCGCTCGCCCTGCTCGGGCTGCGCCTGGCCGGTCCCGTCGACGCCGACCGGTCGGTACCCGGGCCGGACGGGATCGTCGACCAGCCCGTCCCCGGGCTCGACGGCGAGGACTGGGTGGGCATGGACTGGGGCCCCCACGAGCCGTGGGTCCGACCGTTGCTGCTCGTCGCCGCCGGCGACCGGGACGCTGCCGGAGCGGCCCTGCGTGCCCTCCCGGAGGGACCGCACGATCTGCTGCGGGAGGCACGGCTCTGCGTCACCGCTCGCGCGGCGCTCGCCCTCGGCGACCGCGCCACGATGGAGCGTGTCGCCGCCGGACTCCGGCCGGCCGCCGATGAACTGGCCGCCGGCAGTGGGGTGCTCACCGTCGGCCCGGTGGCCGGGCACCTCGCCGACCTGGCCGCCGCGCTGGGCCGCGACGACGAGGCGGCCGCGCACCGCCGTACCGCCCGCGCGACAACCGCCCGGGCCCGCGCCGCCGCCTCCCCGACCTGA
- a CDS encoding alpha/beta fold hydrolase codes for MDPTINGFDYRRVTVAEGVTLNVAVGGSGPPIVLLHGFPQTHLMWRHVAADLAADHTVICPDLRGYGDSDKPVDVDGSGYAKRTMAADVVALARALGHERFALAGHDRGALVAFRAGLDHPEAISQLALLDVLPTLDMWDVLHGASAAVAFHLYLMAQPPGLPEELIGGSPDAFFGHFLDAWTRDPEALPADVRAAYLSASRAAVTSIVADYRASAGIDVAHDTTDRAAGNQLRMPVTVLQQDWGAALGYDAAGLWRAWAPDLSHQTVTCGHFMAEEAPAEVVRALRALLAR; via the coding sequence GTGGACCCGACGATCAACGGATTCGACTACCGGCGGGTCACCGTCGCCGAGGGCGTGACGCTCAACGTCGCCGTGGGCGGCTCCGGGCCGCCGATCGTGCTGCTGCACGGTTTTCCGCAGACCCACCTCATGTGGCGGCACGTCGCGGCCGACCTGGCCGCCGACCACACGGTCATCTGCCCGGACCTGCGCGGCTACGGCGACAGCGACAAGCCCGTCGACGTCGACGGCAGCGGGTACGCCAAACGCACCATGGCAGCCGACGTCGTGGCGCTGGCCCGGGCGCTCGGCCACGAGCGCTTCGCGCTGGCCGGGCACGACCGGGGCGCCCTGGTCGCGTTCCGCGCCGGTCTCGACCATCCGGAGGCGATCAGCCAGCTCGCCCTGCTCGACGTGCTGCCCACCCTGGACATGTGGGACGTGCTGCACGGCGCCAGCGCCGCGGTCGCCTTCCACCTGTATCTGATGGCGCAGCCACCCGGCCTGCCCGAGGAGCTGATCGGCGGCAGCCCGGACGCCTTCTTCGGCCACTTCCTGGACGCCTGGACCCGCGACCCGGAGGCCCTGCCGGCGGACGTGCGGGCCGCGTACCTGAGCGCGTCCCGGGCCGCGGTCACGTCCATCGTCGCCGACTACCGGGCGTCCGCGGGGATCGACGTCGCCCACGACACCACCGACCGGGCGGCCGGCAACCAGCTCCGGATGCCGGTGACGGTGCTGCAGCAGGACTGGGGCGCGGCTCTCGGCTACGACGCGGCCGGGCTGTGGCGGGCCTGGGCGCCGGACCTGTCGCACCAGACGGTCACCTGCGGTCACTTCATGGCCGAGGAGGCGCCCGCAGAGGTGGTCCGGGCGCTGCGCGCACTGCTCGCGCGATAG
- a CDS encoding Na+/H+ antiporter, giving the protein MRFPSAGIKGVRVEVLVLIVVLGVTVLVGTTLGGRYRVAPPILLIAFGVLLGLAPPLSELTLEPDLVLLIFLPAILYRESLTISLREIRANFPVIGLLAVVLVVLTMVTVSLTAQAFGVNPAAAWVLGAVLAPTDAAAVTGLAKRLPRKLLTTLHAESLINDGTALVLFAVTVGLLTGGAEPGALGIGEEFVGASAGGVIAGLLVGGAVVLVRKRLDDPLREGALSVLTPFGAFLLADAVHASGVLAVVVAGLVLAYAGPRVIRARSRVLAYAFWDLSTFLINGGLFVLLGTQIPRAVRGITSASPQRALAIVLVVTVVVLVTRLLFVYLTAESVKLLSRRRMNASRAQGGWRVGTVAGWSGFRGAVSLAAALAVPTMTVSGQPVAERDLIIFVTSLVIVLIMLLQGTTLPLVVRWARLSGDPERADELRQARLRATEVGLAALPQVAEEIGADEESVRRLQAEYQRHLEDANEGSGRTAEELRRERQLRLRVLEHKRREVTRLRNSREIDDLVLLDLQSALDNEEIRLLGREATE; this is encoded by the coding sequence GTGCGGTTCCCGTCCGCCGGGATCAAGGGGGTACGCGTGGAGGTGCTCGTCCTGATCGTGGTGCTGGGCGTCACCGTCCTCGTCGGCACCACGCTCGGCGGCCGGTACAGGGTCGCGCCACCGATCCTGCTCATCGCGTTCGGGGTGCTGCTCGGGCTGGCGCCGCCGTTGTCCGAGCTGACCCTGGAGCCGGACCTGGTACTGCTGATCTTCCTGCCGGCGATCCTCTACCGGGAGAGTCTCACCATCAGCCTGCGCGAGATCCGGGCCAACTTCCCGGTGATCGGGCTGCTCGCCGTGGTGTTGGTGGTGCTCACCATGGTCACGGTGTCGCTGACCGCGCAGGCGTTCGGGGTGAATCCCGCCGCGGCCTGGGTGCTCGGGGCGGTCCTCGCGCCGACCGACGCCGCCGCGGTCACCGGGCTGGCCAAGCGGCTGCCCCGGAAGCTTCTGACCACCCTGCACGCGGAGAGCCTGATCAACGACGGCACCGCACTGGTGCTCTTCGCGGTGACCGTGGGCCTGCTCACCGGGGGAGCGGAACCCGGCGCGCTCGGGATCGGCGAGGAGTTCGTCGGGGCCAGCGCCGGGGGAGTGATCGCCGGCCTGCTGGTCGGCGGCGCCGTGGTGCTGGTCCGCAAACGGCTCGACGATCCCCTGCGCGAGGGCGCGCTGAGCGTACTGACGCCGTTCGGCGCGTTCCTGCTCGCCGACGCGGTGCACGCGAGCGGCGTGCTGGCGGTCGTGGTCGCCGGCCTGGTGCTGGCCTACGCCGGCCCCCGGGTGATCCGCGCCCGGTCCCGGGTGCTGGCGTACGCGTTCTGGGACCTGTCCACGTTCCTGATCAACGGCGGGCTGTTCGTCCTGCTGGGCACACAGATCCCCCGGGCGGTGAGGGGCATCACCAGCGCCTCGCCGCAGCGCGCGCTGGCGATCGTGCTGGTGGTCACCGTGGTCGTCCTCGTCACCCGGCTGCTCTTCGTCTACCTGACGGCGGAATCGGTGAAGCTGCTGAGCCGCCGAAGGATGAACGCGAGTCGGGCGCAGGGCGGCTGGCGGGTGGGCACCGTCGCCGGCTGGTCGGGTTTCCGGGGTGCCGTCTCGCTCGCCGCCGCCCTGGCGGTCCCGACGATGACGGTGTCCGGTCAACCGGTGGCCGAACGCGACCTGATCATCTTCGTCACCTCGCTGGTGATCGTGCTGATCATGCTCCTTCAGGGCACCACCCTGCCGCTGGTGGTGCGCTGGGCGCGGCTGTCCGGCGACCCCGAGCGGGCCGACGAGTTGCGGCAGGCACGCCTGCGGGCCACCGAGGTGGGCCTGGCCGCGCTGCCCCAGGTCGCCGAGGAGATCGGCGCCGACGAGGAGTCGGTCCGCCGGCTGCAGGCCGAGTACCAGCGGCACCTGGAGGACGCCAACGAGGGCTCTGGGCGTACCGCCGAGGAACTCCGCCGGGAACGCCAACTGCGCCTCAGGGTTCTCGAGCACAAACGGCGGGAGGTCACCCGGTTACGCAACAGTCGGGAGATTGACGACCTCGTGCTGCTCGACCTTCAGTCCGCGCTGGACAACGAGGAGATCCGGCTGCTGGGCCGCGAGGCCACAGAGTGA
- a CDS encoding amino acid ABC transporter permease gives MDPLSTLWETFFDWDAMREALPEMLTVGLPNTLILAVSAALLGSVLGLLLAVAGISRSRWLRWPARVYTDVFRGLPAAATILLIGVGLAPLGMQVWGPDPYPLGILALSLIAAAYIGEIFRSGIQSVEAAQLEGARALGFSWGEAMRLVIIPQGIRRVLPAWVNQLIALIKDSSLVYFLGLVASQRELFRIGQDYAATTGNESALLLAGLCYLALTVPLTHAVNWIDWRLRHGRPATAPADEDEDDTESALSGATEGDRR, from the coding sequence ATGGATCCGTTGAGCACCCTGTGGGAGACCTTCTTCGACTGGGACGCGATGCGCGAGGCGCTACCCGAGATGCTGACCGTCGGGTTGCCCAACACGCTGATCCTGGCGGTCTCCGCCGCCCTGCTCGGCTCGGTGCTGGGCCTGCTGCTGGCCGTCGCCGGCATCTCCCGCAGCCGGTGGCTGCGCTGGCCGGCGCGGGTCTACACCGATGTGTTCCGGGGGCTGCCGGCCGCGGCGACGATCCTGCTGATCGGCGTCGGGCTCGCGCCGCTGGGCATGCAGGTCTGGGGACCCGACCCCTACCCGCTGGGCATTCTGGCACTGTCGCTGATCGCGGCGGCGTACATCGGGGAGATCTTCCGTTCCGGCATCCAGTCCGTGGAGGCCGCGCAGCTGGAGGGCGCCCGGGCTCTCGGCTTCTCCTGGGGCGAGGCGATGCGGCTGGTGATCATTCCGCAGGGCATCCGGCGGGTGCTGCCGGCCTGGGTGAATCAGCTCATCGCGCTGATCAAGGACTCCAGCCTGGTCTACTTCCTCGGACTGGTGGCCAGTCAGCGGGAGCTGTTCCGGATCGGGCAGGACTACGCGGCCACCACCGGCAACGAGTCCGCGCTGCTGCTGGCCGGGCTCTGTTACCTGGCGCTGACCGTTCCGCTGACGCACGCGGTCAACTGGATCGACTGGCGGCTGCGCCACGGCCGGCCGGCCACCGCGCCTGCCGACGAGGACGAGGACGACACCGAGTCGGCGCTGTCCGGCGCGACGGAAGGGGACCGGCGATGA
- a CDS encoding ABC transporter substrate-binding protein, translated as MRFLPALTRAAALGAATILAATALTACGDDTSSDAAGNPYGLAQPGVLRAGTLTDAPPNVYLKDGRFTGFDNDLLTAVASKLGLKVEFVGTDFSALLSQVNNRKFDVGSSSITITEARKKTVDFGNGYDFGYFGLDVPAGSPITGFDQLAGKRVVVVQGTVQDDYATGEQLNPVRVPDYNGAINQLKAGTADAWIAPAEIGEKSAADSNGKITVAAKQLSPAPTAYAVAKGGDKLREALNKGLDEVIADGTWSRLQAQYYPGRPVPADFHPGSGSVTVPAAASASASASAAS; from the coding sequence GTGCGATTTCTTCCTGCCCTGACCCGCGCCGCGGCCCTCGGCGCGGCCACGATCCTGGCCGCCACCGCTCTCACCGCCTGCGGCGACGACACCTCGTCCGACGCCGCCGGCAATCCGTACGGCCTGGCGCAGCCGGGCGTGCTGCGCGCCGGCACGCTGACCGACGCGCCGCCGAACGTGTACCTCAAGGACGGCAGGTTCACCGGCTTCGACAACGACCTGCTGACCGCGGTGGCCAGCAAGCTCGGCCTGAAGGTGGAGTTCGTCGGCACCGACTTCTCCGCCCTGCTCTCCCAGGTCAACAACCGCAAGTTCGACGTCGGCAGCTCCTCGATCACCATCACCGAGGCGCGGAAGAAGACGGTCGACTTCGGCAACGGCTACGACTTCGGCTACTTCGGCCTGGACGTGCCGGCCGGCTCGCCGATCACCGGCTTCGACCAGCTCGCCGGCAAGCGGGTCGTGGTGGTGCAGGGCACCGTCCAGGACGACTACGCCACCGGCGAGCAGCTCAACCCGGTCCGGGTGCCGGACTACAACGGCGCGATCAACCAGCTCAAGGCGGGCACCGCCGACGCGTGGATCGCCCCGGCCGAGATCGGCGAGAAGTCGGCCGCCGACAGCAACGGCAAGATCACCGTGGCGGCCAAGCAGCTCAGCCCGGCACCGACCGCGTACGCCGTGGCCAAGGGCGGCGACAAGCTGCGCGAGGCGCTGAACAAGGGCCTCGACGAGGTGATCGCGGACGGCACCTGGAGCCGGTTGCAGGCGCAGTACTACCCGGGCCGGCCGGTACCGGCGGACTTCCACCCGGGCAGCGGCTCCGTGACCGTGCCGGCCGCGGCGTCGGCGTCGGCGTCGGCGTCGGCTGCGTCCTGA
- a CDS encoding amino acid ABC transporter ATP-binding protein — protein MTASTTTSVSLDVRDVHLAFGPSRVLRGVDLAVPRGATACVIGPSGSGKSTLLRTINRLIEPDRGDVLLDGRSVLRDDPDALRQRVGMVFQQFNLFPHMSVLRNVTLALRRLRKLGEDEAEAVARAQLELVGLAGKADARPAQLSGGQQQRVAIARALALRPEVMLFDEATSALDPELVKGVLGVMADLSAGGMTMVVVTHEMGFARQVADTVAFMDRGVVLEAGPPEAIFERAEHPRLRRFLAQVL, from the coding sequence ATGACCGCCAGCACGACCACCTCGGTCAGCCTCGACGTACGCGACGTGCACCTCGCCTTCGGACCGAGCCGGGTGCTGCGCGGCGTCGACCTGGCCGTGCCGCGCGGCGCGACGGCCTGCGTGATCGGGCCGTCCGGGTCGGGCAAGTCCACTCTGCTGCGCACCATCAACCGGCTGATCGAACCGGACCGCGGCGATGTGCTGCTGGATGGGCGCAGCGTGCTGCGCGACGACCCGGACGCGCTGCGGCAGCGGGTGGGCATGGTCTTCCAGCAGTTCAACCTCTTCCCGCACATGAGCGTGCTGCGCAACGTCACCCTGGCGCTGCGGCGCCTGCGCAAGCTCGGGGAGGACGAGGCGGAGGCCGTCGCGCGGGCCCAGCTGGAGCTGGTGGGGCTGGCCGGCAAGGCCGACGCCCGGCCGGCGCAGCTCTCCGGCGGTCAGCAGCAGCGGGTGGCGATCGCCCGGGCGCTGGCCCTGCGGCCGGAGGTGATGCTCTTCGACGAGGCCACCTCGGCGCTCGACCCGGAGCTGGTCAAGGGGGTGCTCGGAGTGATGGCCGACCTGTCCGCCGGGGGCATGACCATGGTGGTGGTCACCCACGAGATGGGCTTCGCCCGGCAGGTCGCCGACACCGTGGCCTTCATGGACCGGGGCGTGGTGCTGGAGGCGGGCCCGCCGGAGGCGATCTTCGAGCGGGCCGAGCATCCCCGGCTGCGCCGGTTCCTCGCCCAGGTGCTCTGA